The DNA window ACCGGTGCTGCAGTGTCAGTCTTGAATAAGGAAACGTACGAGGAAAGTTGGAAAGGAAAATCAAAACCTGTGTTGAAAGTTTCTGAAGTGGTGTTGCGCACGTACAGTGGTAGTATGTTGAAAGTACTcggggaagtggaggtggaggtggagtatgGTAACCAGCTAGAGACTCTGCCGTTGGTGGTAGTTGATGGAGACGGCCCTAATTTGTTGGGACGTAACTGGCTACGGAAAATAAAGTTGGACTGGGGTGCGGTTTATAATTGTAGCACGGACTGTGATAATGTCATTCGAAAATTTGATAAAGTTTTCAAGGATGAACTGGGTCTCATCAAGAGCACTAATGCAGTTTTCTACGTGGATAAGGAAGCCTCACCCAGATTCTTCAAGGCTCGTCCACTTCCCTACGCcttgaaagagaaagtggagttCGAGCTGGAACGACTTTTGAAGCAAGGTGTGATTGAACCTGTGCAGTTTTCGGAGTGGGCGGCGCCTATCGTCCCCATAGTGAAGGTGGATAATTCCATACGCATTTGTGGTGATTATAAGTTGACCGTAAACAGAGTTTGCAAAGTGGACAGTTACCCAATTCCAAAAATAGAGGACTTGTTAGCTAATTTGGCGGGAGGAAAGACTTTTTCAAAGTTGGACCTTTCGCACGCTTATTCACAACTACCACTTGATGAGGAGTCAAAGAAATTTGTGACAATTAACACCCACAAGGGTCTGTTTCGTTATAACAGACTACCATATGGTGTATCTTCTGCTCCTGGAATTTTCCAAAGAGTCATGGAAAATTTACTTCAAGGTATTCCCCATGTAGTTGTATATTTAGATGATATCTTGGTAACCGGGAAAACGGATAAGGAGCACCTTAGTAACCTGACGGAAGTTTTGAGGCGTATGGACAAGGCAGGCGTAAGACTGAAATTGAAGAAGTGTATTTTCCAGGCACCAGAGGTTAATTATTTAGGACACAAAATAAATGCAGAGGGACTACACCCACGGATGAAAAAGTTAAAGCTATTGTCAATGCTCCTACACCTAGCAACACCACGGAGCTTAAGTCATATCTAGGACTTGTGAATTATTATGGCAGATTTATCCTAACCTATGTACTGTGTTTGCACCATTATACAGATTGTTGCAAAAAGAAGTCAAGTGGCAGTGGGGGCACAACGAGCAGCGAGCGCTGTCCCTGTCTAAGCAGCTGTTAGGGAGCTCCCGAGTACTGGTGCACTACGACAGCAGCAAGTCGCTCTTGCTCACCTGTGACGCCTCTTCACACGGCCTGGGAGCAGTACTTTCACATCGTCTGGAGTCGGGAGAAGAGAGACCGATTGCATTTGCTTCAAGGACATTGGGGTCGGCTGAACGCAAGTATGCGCAAATTGAGAAAGAGGGACTAGCTGTTATTtttggagtaaaaaagtttcatAATTACTTGTATGGCCGTCATTTTGAGATTATTTCTGACCATCATCCACTCAAGAGTTTATTCAATGAGAGTCGCCCCGTTCCTGTGATGGCTTCAAGTCGTATTCAGCGTTGGGCCTTGACTTTATCTGCATATGATTACACTATCACCCACAAACCAGGGAAGTATATAACCAATGCGGATGCTTTgagtcgtcttcctcttcctgaagCTCCTAAGGATACGCCGGTGCCAGGGGacgttgtgtgtgtgctggagagGCAGGACAGGACGACAGTAACAGCGAAGGACATCAGGCGGTGGACGGAGCGAGACCCTATACTGTCTATAGTCAGGAGGAACGTTCAGTACGGGTGGCCTGAAAACGTCACCGTGGAAGCACAAAAACCCTTCTTTAGAAGGAAGTGGGAGTTAAGTGTGCAGGATGGAGTAATATTATGGGGATCAAGGGTGGTGGTACCAGAGGTAGCAAGGAAGAGAGTGCTAGCAGAACTTCATGAGACACACCCAGGGACGTCACGCATGAAAAGCATTGCACGTAGCTATGTTTGGTGGCCAAATATGGATTATGATATAGAGACTGTAGTTCAGCAGTGTGCACAGTGTCAGCAGTTGAGGAATCTACCTCCCGACGCCCCTTTGCAGCCTTGGGAATGGCCAGAGAAGCCGTGGTCCAGATTACATCTAGATTATGCAGGGCCATTTATGGGCAAGATGTTTCTGGTGGTAATTGATGCACATTCTAAGTGGATTGATGTTCACGCCACAAATTCGGCTACTTCATCTGCTACCATTGAAAAATTACAAGTTACTTTTGCGTCACAAGGTTTACCCGAGATTGTAGTGACGGATAATGGCACGAACTTCTGCAGTGAGGAATTTGAAACATTTCTAAAACAAAATGGCATCGTTCATATCAAAACCTCCCCTTATCACCCAGCTTCCAACGGATTAGCAGAAAAGGCAGTGCAGACTTTGAAAAGGGCCATGACAAAAGAGACAGCGGGTTCCTTAGAGTCGCGATTAATGAAATTTTTATTACGTTATCGggtcacaccacacactaccacagGGGTTTCGCCGGCGGAACTTTTAGtgggaaggaaattaagaactTGTCTGGACCTATTAATGCCAGGGATAAGTCAGAGAGTATTAAGGAAACAGGAAATGCAGAAAAATTATCATGATAGGAAGGCACACCCGAGAGAACTGGGAGTAGGGGATAAGGTGTATGTTATCAATTTTAGTCCAGGTGCAAAGTGGTTACCTGGAGTAATTATTCAACAATCTGGTCCAGTTTCATTTAAGGTGAAATTGCTGGATGGACGAACGGTGCGACGTCATCTGGACTAcgtaagaagaagagatagactggatgaagaggagggcaaCGCGGATGATTTATCTCCACCAGTTGTGGACATCGTGAATTCAGCATCGGGAGCCAGTGAACAAGGTTCGGAACCATCTAGTTCCGTGCCACCCCTAACTGTTTCGGGACGCTCGAATGACTGGCCACCATATAGTACAGGAGAAGTCAAGGAACCTGTTTTGGCACACCCGAACAATGTGCCAACTCAAGTTTGGGAACAACAGCCCGGGCATGGATCGAAGCCCCGACAGCCAGCGCTGGAGCAACCCTCGGGGGAGGTGGCATGTCGTCGGTCAGAGAGACTTCGCAAGGAACCAGATCGTCTGCAGATCACTTGGGATTAATCTGTCtcatattcttgttttattgggTGTTCGTTTGCATTCAGTTTTTAGTTTGcatgttttatgttttatgttgAAGTAGAGTTTAATTCCATGTGTAAGGATAAAGTTGCTAGTTATCTTAATATGAATAGTTTAGatgtttcatgttttattcagtTTGATTTTAAAGGGGAAGGAGTGTTGTAAACTTAATGAAGCATTCGAGGCTTCATacgttttactgttttattcgAGTTACTTTCGTTGTTTCAAGCTAGCTGACAATTGTAACACCTGTGAACTTTGGCTCAGTCAAGCTCCAGCCATGTAGGCAGATACACCTTTGTCGCTCAGCTCTAATACACCGCACCTGTCGCTGCCTGGTTTTTGTTTCGCCCTGCTGAAGCTATTACACTgaataaacacaccaaaaccactgAACATTCCATAACTGACTGAAGAAACCACTgccactttattattattaaatcacACACACTAGAATCACTTAACACTTTATATtgactaaagaaaaagaaaaaaaaaaagcattaccaCTTCTTCAATGGGTTCTGATGCCTTCAATAGTGTTCCATAGTGTTTGCTTTGGTGTTTGGTCTCAATTCTTGTCTCTCTGGATGTCCTGTTGACTGTGTGTGGGAGTGACTGAGTtcaggtgtgtgtctggtgtgtgtgtgtgtgtgtgtgtgtgtgtgtgtgtgtgtgtgtgtgtgtgtgtgtgtgtgtgtgtgtgtgtgtgtgtacaaggcaATTAGGCAATTCACCTTTACTGGTTCAAGATGTCGGGAGCAAGCGATTTGTTATGAGGCGTGGCTGGGAAGGACCGTgatcactgactgactggctgactgagagGCTGAatgtgactgattgactgactgattggctgaatgactgactggctgattgactgactgactgattgactaactttcttatagactgactgattgactggcttaCTGAGGACTGTTTGAGAGCGTATTGGTGAGGGTTTCATCTCCCGAGGTTGTGTGTGGCTCACTGTCCGTGCAAGCCAAGCTGTACACTTCCCCGCCACAGCATTGTATTGACCCAGGAGACAAAGGTGCTGCCCAACACTTTATTGAGGTGGTGACGCCGCAGCAGCCAGGCGGGTACAGGGCCAGTGGGGAAGCTACTGGGTATAAGGACAGGCTTCGTTCTTGATACACGTCAGAGTGTCGGGGTTGAAGACAAGGTTATTGGGGCACGTCTCCGGCGTGGCGTAATCGTCACTGACCTCCACACAGTGGTAGTATTCCCTCAGGCACTGTGTCTTGCATATGGGGAAGTAGCCTAATTCCTGGCACGTGTACGGGTCGATGCAGCCGTTCTCGTCCACCACGTTCCTGCACAGCGTCATGCACGGCGCCGTGCTGCTACACTTCCTCGCGCGGGAGTCAAAGGTCTCACCATCTCTACACTCACTTTGGAACGGCGGCATCTCATGCTCCGCTGTACACACGAAGTATTTCCGGCAGTCTGTGGGGTCCTGTACGTACTTGCCTGCAACGTCTCCGGCGTAGCAGTAGGGGCGGCAACGGCAGCAAGCAgactcatccacaccacacttgTCCCCAGTAAAGTACGGTGCATCAGCAGGACACGTTGTAGCCGGCTCAGGCTCCGTACTGGTACATTGGTAGAACACGCTGCAGTCAAATGGATcggctatctttttactctgATCCCCATTACAGGTATAAAAGCAGTCTCCGCCGCCACCTGGAAGGTTGCAGTTAAGCGAGCATTTGCCGTCTGGCTTGCACACCAATTCTTTCTCGTCGAATGTATCACCGTCCGGGCAGGGGAGGGGGTCAGGGACTAAAAGGTTGGTGGCATCCTTGCACAGGTAGTAACTGGTGCAATCAAAAGGGTTCGGCACTTGAGAGACTGTGCCACAGTCGGCACATAATGTGGCTACATCATCCGTACAAGTAGTGGGTGATAGAATGCCGCATTCCGCATCTACAAAGATGACTCTTGCCAATGCCTGGTGGTGGGGACACAATGAttagagtgacacacacacacacacacacacacacacacacacacacacacacacacacacacacacacacaactcacaatgaagagtgggaggaggagacagcCGGCACGAGGAGCCATGGCTGTGcacgacagacagacgaacaacgTGTACTATACAGGTCACgacacactcacaaacagatacacacacagtcTTATATAGCACAGGCCGAGACCACAGCATCAGGGGCAGCAGGCGATGCTTCTCACAACCTTGGTGCCTTCAAGCACAAAACACTGCCAGGCTGTCCCGTTCACACACACGCCGCCCCTCCACCTttcccccccctttctctctctctctctctctctctctctctctctctctctctctctctctctctctctctctctccgttactACGCTTTGAAAATTCTGTGTTGTGGAAAGAAagcagaggaatgagagaagaagtcgcgtgaagggaggaagggatgacacacacacacacacacacacacacacacacacacacacacacacacacacacacacacacacacacacacaccacgtagcgAAAGAGGTCAGCACGCCTGGCTCAACATAAAAGGCACAGGGGGGTTGAAGTGCCTGGACGCAGGGAGGCACATGGGCGAGCCTGTTACTGTGCAGTGTTCACCCaggagcaccagcagcagcagcagcagcagcagcagcagcaaaatcagcagcagcagcagcagcagcacacaccGGATGTAATACGAGGAGtggtggcctcgctgtcccgttGTGTGTCtatagtctcagtcctacccgaagataggCCAGTATTCGAACTCTGAGCTTATTCCTTAGGGAccaactggctggctgaccgCCAGACGACTGTATATAAttggcacaaacacacacacacacacatgatgttCTATTAACTAACAAGGTTCTCAAGGCTTCGAGGaatagaaacgctttgctctctcaccacgactgttttccaaggccacagagatgactggcagagttgtcaagagtgtttctccggataataaagtagaaatgttGTTGCTCAACACTAAAGCAGTAGAAACACCCTAAACATCCGTGCCACTTCAACTACACAGCCTTTGGAAAGTTCCGGAGGTGTATAGTTATtgtccagctctctctctctctctctctctctctctctctctctctctctctctctctcccagccaagCGTCAACTTTTCAACTGAGCTTCTAAAAATCACTCAATACCATTCGATCGTCTGTATATTGTCTGTAAAGTCCAGATGTTATAATAGTTGTGAGTTGTGAGGAACCCGCCCGCAGCGCCATCGGTCATGTCCTTGGTAGTCAGACGGGACTTATGAGTGTTTTATCGTGACCAAGGCGGTGTGAGATCTCAGCATCCTCCACGGGCGCCACTGGACCACCGAAGGAAAACCAGTTACTAATACTGGCTGCTCCAGGTGACCAAGACACGGACACAACTTTGTGACAACACTGTGGCAATTCTCTGCTGTGTTAAACTATCTATAGGACACAAGATGACcaagacacagacacaacagAGCCAGGCTGCTGGGCGGAGCGGACAACAAGCGAAGAACACTATCTCAACCCAGGAACTGTTTGTAACGCCACTGGAACATGCAAACGAGAGGACCAATCAACAGGGAACTACCGATGAACAATCCACTGTTCCAACCCCATCAAGACCACCTTCGGACCTTCCCATTCACGCTGGTACTATACCTTCAGACGTATTGGCTCTCATCACTGGTGACACCTCCACTATCTCAGAGGAAGGTAAAACTATTGTGAACACTATAATCAAAGCAATACAGTTAATCACTAAcctgaaagatgaaaaaatagtttAACTGCAATGCAAGCCATGTAAGTGAACTGGAGAACAGAATAACGGAGCTTGAAAATGAAGTGGACGAAGTGAACCAGTACGAGAGAAGGAACACCGTAATTGTTAGCGGTCCAAATTTAccaaaagaggaacaaaacgaAAATAGTGTAGATGTAGTGGTGAGATCAATCAGAGAAAATCTtcacataaatataaataactctGACATAAATGTTGTTCATAGACAGGAACAAACAAATCACAGAACGATTCGAGACCAATCATTGTTAAACTCCAGAGTAGACAAACCAAATACACCATTATGAATGCTTGCGTAACAGTTAAGCCTAACCTATACATTAATGAAAGCCTGACCACAAAACGCCGATCACTGTTTAAGATAGTGTGgaacataacaaaacaacacacagaaaaattcCAGCAATGCTTTACAAATGATGGTGAAATTGTTGTAAAGTTAAAACATTCGAATCGCAAACACATCCTAACATCTGACGCAACTTTAGATAATTACCAAATATTAAAAGGATACTCCAAATAATCACATGAAATGGGACAAATGTTGTAATAAGTATTTTAGCCATCCAATatgtatactattattattttatattatcacttccactactatcaccaattTCTACTTACATAACATTAATGATTTCACTACTGGTATTACTACCACTGGCATGACTAATACAACAAGTGcctctactactctactactactacttctacttttactgctactgctgctactactgctactactactactactactactactgctgctcctactgctgctaatactgccgttgctacttctactgccgttgctactactactactactactactactactaccactatactactattactactactactaatactactactactactactaccatccttctgaccactattactactaccactattacagttgccattacttctactatcatcactgttaccactaccactactactattactgatactactattattaccactactgctgctgctactactaatgataatgctaCAAATACTGCCACAGCAACACGAACACTACCAATGTCGGTAGTACctcttctgctactaatattcgtatttatactactactactaggcgccttttttcctctctgcatACCTGGAGAGCCATAGttatgcttatttatttttatcattgtattTACTAAGTCATATTATTAGCCTCTGTACAGGGCATGGAAAATTTACATAATTCATTATATGATGATAACGAATTGTTCTCATCAAGCTTAGAATTAAGTGTGATAGAAAAAATCTCAGGTCAGCGAGATCTGAACTCTTTATGTAGTTACTTTAATTTTGAGGAGTATATATCAGCTACAGAGTCACTATGTAACAAGTACCTTAACATTTTACAACTTAACATTAGAT is part of the Portunus trituberculatus isolate SZX2019 chromosome 2, ASM1759143v1, whole genome shotgun sequence genome and encodes:
- the LOC123504996 gene encoding uncharacterized protein LOC123504996; protein product: MAPRAGCLLLPLFIALARVIFVDAECGILSPTTCTDDVATLCADCGTVSQVPNPFDCTSYYLCKDATNLLVPDPLPCPDGDTFDEKELVCKPDGKCSLNCNLPGGGGDCFYTCNGDQSKKIADPFDCSVFYQCTSTEPEPATTCPADAPYFTGDKCGVDESACCRCRPYCYAGDVAGKYVQDPTDCRKYFVCTAEHEMPPFQSECRDGETFDSRARKCSSTAPCMTLCRNVVDENGCIDPYTCQELGYFPICKTQCLREYYHCVEVSDDYATPETCPNNLVFNPDTLTCIKNEACPYTQ